One window from the genome of Leptospira broomii serovar Hurstbridge str. 5399 encodes:
- a CDS encoding histidine kinase N-terminal 7TM domain-containing protein — protein MGLLTFILLLLSSVMFYKYSKRNALSIVFIILSLSLAFWGLFVFLSDIQFPILIRVPIIDLIVVFPLFIPILLTYIIFNYTRPNYSISPPVTVMITHLVIITFFLLLSWESRLTPFILENDEVVFKGNVYYYLYCGYLFGSILISLILIIRNINREEYFVRLHSLYMFTGITVGLLISTVLTLILPLIGISLNSISVIGLLIFLWVTWIPIAHYRLFNVDLLDFKQDLQNPRISSAIISINRFLLNRLEPEAYKKICEQLENEQKRILMEMSANLVIDHSINPTGFEKKLIEYIGKVRNLFFKS, from the coding sequence TTGGGCCTATTAACGTTCATTCTACTTTTATTATCATCAGTTATGTTTTATAAGTATTCGAAACGAAACGCCCTTTCTATCGTATTTATTATCTTAAGTCTATCGTTAGCGTTTTGGGGACTATTCGTCTTTCTTTCGGATATTCAATTTCCAATTTTGATACGGGTCCCGATTATAGATTTAATTGTAGTTTTTCCGCTCTTTATTCCAATACTTTTAACATATATAATCTTTAATTATACGAGACCTAATTATTCAATTTCGCCGCCAGTAACCGTTATGATAACCCATCTTGTCATAATTACCTTTTTCCTCTTACTATCTTGGGAAAGCAGGCTTACACCTTTTATATTGGAAAATGACGAAGTAGTATTTAAAGGTAATGTTTATTACTATTTATATTGCGGTTATTTGTTTGGATCTATTTTAATTTCACTAATTTTAATCATCAGAAACATTAATAGAGAAGAATATTTTGTTCGACTGCATTCCCTTTATATGTTCACGGGGATCACTGTTGGCCTTCTTATATCCACCGTGCTGACTCTAATTTTGCCTTTAATCGGTATTTCCTTAAATTCAATTTCGGTGATTGGTCTTCTAATATTTTTATGGGTAACTTGGATTCCAATAGCCCATTACAGATTGTTCAACGTCGATCTTCTTGATTTTAAACAGGATTTGCAAAACCCGAGAATTTCATCGGCAATTATTTCTATAAACCGTTTTCTGTTGAATCGACTGGAGCCTGAAGCATATAAGAAAATTTGTGAACAATTGGAAAACGAGCAGAAGCGAATTCTTATGGAAATGAGTGCTAACCTAGTGATCGACCATAGTATAAATCCGACAGGATTCGAGAAGAAGCTAATAGAATATATTGGGAAGGTTAGAAATCTATTTTTTAAGAGCTGA
- a CDS encoding histidine kinase N-terminal 7TM domain-containing protein, whose protein sequence is MALFSSILLFASAYYFYKWSDRNNLCKTYALLTFTISLWCLLMFLGQLPFPAQFRILIVNFTPIPTLFVPLCATYIVLNYTRPNDLVSPPKILTLLHSIAILGFSFLSLIGYVSPVYFEGDEVRFNASVSYFFVIGYIYFSLFISLGVIAYNLIFGNYFVRLHSIYLFAGIVLASIVSSIFLVFLPLLGIYLNSLSAIGMLGFLWLSWIPIAKYRLFNVELTEFGQDFRNPKLSSVIITINRYLLNWMDPKAFKEICDQFELRRSEEIFGIQAEFILETAYNGENMTEQTRKFSKKVTNIFLK, encoded by the coding sequence TTGGCACTTTTTTCATCTATTCTATTATTTGCCTCGGCCTATTATTTTTATAAATGGTCTGATAGGAATAATCTTTGTAAAACATATGCACTTTTGACATTCACTATATCTCTTTGGTGCCTGTTAATGTTTCTAGGTCAGCTTCCTTTTCCCGCTCAATTTAGAATTTTAATAGTGAATTTTACACCGATTCCAACTCTATTTGTTCCTCTCTGCGCAACCTACATTGTTCTAAATTATACAAGACCAAATGATTTAGTTTCTCCCCCTAAAATACTGACATTGCTGCACTCGATAGCAATTTTAGGTTTTTCATTTCTATCTTTGATTGGCTATGTGTCACCGGTCTATTTTGAAGGAGATGAAGTGCGCTTTAATGCAAGCGTATCCTATTTTTTTGTAATAGGATACATTTACTTTTCTCTTTTTATAAGCTTAGGAGTGATCGCTTATAATCTGATTTTTGGAAATTATTTCGTAAGGTTACACTCGATTTATTTATTTGCCGGTATTGTATTAGCTAGCATTGTTTCTTCAATATTCTTAGTATTTCTACCTCTTCTCGGAATCTATCTTAATTCATTATCTGCAATCGGAATGCTTGGGTTTTTGTGGCTTTCTTGGATACCGATTGCTAAATACAGATTATTTAATGTTGAATTAACAGAATTTGGCCAGGATTTTAGAAATCCGAAGCTCTCCTCTGTGATCATTACTATAAATCGTTACTTATTAAATTGGATGGACCCGAAAGCATTCAAGGAAATTTGTGATCAATTTGAATTGAGAAGAAGTGAAGAAATTTTCGGAATTCAGGCAGAATTTATTTTGGAAACTGCTTATAACGGCGAAAATATGACTGAACAGACACGAAAATTCTCAAAGAAAGTTACAAACATTTTTTTAAAGTAG
- a CDS encoding LBL_2463 family protein, with translation MEQIKESYRTLKPYAIETTGTRIYCIDYLNNPEIVFELRNFIRENYISHGYVGFSDDFDSYNDPHSCYLFSTSKEGEVLAVLRIIYKAKTNLLPFEWGLIEGETKRYGLIETKVADLNSFIFTRALESRKASRCLFGYAARHMLKSGITKAFGMYDISNLVIKSVYEKYGAIDSADYNKAIYFPDYGVMRDNKFYVSYWRIIEIADSQLEKLTLLANPIVE, from the coding sequence ATGGAACAAATCAAAGAATCCTACAGAACGTTAAAACCTTACGCAATTGAGACGACCGGTACGAGAATCTATTGTATTGATTACCTGAATAATCCTGAGATTGTTTTCGAACTCCGGAACTTTATCAGAGAAAATTACATTTCTCATGGATATGTTGGATTTTCGGACGATTTTGACAGTTACAATGACCCTCACTCTTGTTATTTATTCTCTACTTCAAAAGAAGGGGAGGTCTTGGCAGTCTTACGAATTATTTACAAAGCTAAAACGAACCTTTTACCATTTGAATGGGGATTAATAGAAGGGGAAACGAAAAGGTATGGGCTTATCGAAACGAAAGTGGCGGACCTAAATTCATTCATTTTTACAAGAGCACTGGAATCCCGAAAAGCAAGTAGGTGTTTATTCGGGTATGCTGCCAGACATATGCTAAAGAGCGGGATAACGAAAGCCTTTGGAATGTACGATATTTCCAATTTAGTTATTAAGAGCGTTTATGAAAAATACGGAGCGATCGACTCAGCCGACTACAATAAGGCAATTTACTTTCCAGATTATGGGGTCATGAGAGATAATAAATTTTATGTCTCATATTGGAGAATTATTGAGATAGCGGATTCACAGCTTGAAAAATTAACTCTTCTTGCCAATCCAATTGTAGAATGA
- a CDS encoding TIGR04388 family protein produces the protein MKFRGKFLLFSWTFLLLFVLNFQSAFSQSTNSMIPNLNTPQFNPQDVQQTYLIANQLSDVSGWDNLVSQSLGLLYSEWESQVNASIISTVDSINTASTYDSVTTYQNAVYQALVSQEKQALSVWEQAAENSVLSERANFVAGLSNNNLSNTATVASNTNTTTNAQALWQTTFQSNLQNGLSQYQNSLSQLSAEYQNLLLSVQQADTQYQQTMYTIQQNEQNVRVGILAETLQLQQYLHSDLNAATDPAGNKQYMFHQANSDGTVSLNAAGQQLEALVYGVLGLAAPANNAYDESLALNMLADEVAQNLWSDGTSTQNIQKNQFLFHQLNSNGTVTLNTQGQSLETMVYQVLGLTIPANGVWNEASPYNTLQTQLNNPIYPNLSLSQFAGQMQTFLTSEQTYAQSQISLYSGLVSHSYTLPPDVQLMSDYNNGTGQYGQLMRDIANAYNTNGGTDFSGAYADLASALGLGAGLSISSITGADLQASDFNSTSYYVGTLLGFPIGTFSGANLFYSQAGNNFQYFTQTYPVCWGQCIIMSSTAQEQNVEIKNMNYTVHDGNAAADAAIWGSYNTSITNYLNSWTSGVLPAINSWEANVATFQTQYNSWETQKANLLAQAQQNYEQGVSQIQQQESAYLSQMSEYQQVQNAKFASAQTQGASLSSVQTDPAPTTNGASLTSTSNTFNQLASQVPQNVNFDSSNFNQLNALSDQLNTAFGGAQRIALVSAMNNSAYNQSLSAAQTLATSLQNQRSMTDDGYASLLNSLKSQGYSFQYTKGEISGIVNSQGMLLKNTDGTNESMNAFISGASDSASKLGISGSSQNYGYCGQNYANCTQYTTNTYKNVTVNSDGSISVTKSIHDGTVTFNGGDPTKSASFSSNTTDSSFIIPAVGVVKLSEFGVVGGVATASSTTNNPISSSLSRLLSARTMSLSSSAASSSAPLSSSMDFFSNTGWDTSSMNAASGALSQNYQAFSSGLNSLANAAETYTSTLAQIDANGTASADATISQDTSLAQTLLSGGTWQAWASNQVQNAVQGVYASALMNTFNIDPQTASYLAGYKLSHDAAEKAESSMTAVVGKFILSNLALPGIGMFLGNSQGSKLTDDVSGILEKNRILSKSQYNSIVAPDAAKQAFQNYKTQGYEMVVDNYAQSQGKSDDEIKFINGAIGAYETARQANSELAGDGIFHGLDKGINGIFSSINGGTLKIVADVLKHTNIITADQAKSIYKGTDLLQGDVTGSYLDSQKKSLYNYYNSTYQKAIYTSLLGPVADQYGVSAELLGDYAYEQMQQRVERANTRQEKLNQAKQVVELAALAAITIFSLGTSSEVTGPAMAEISAEMESAGVLADSTTAIDAYAEAGIQAEEEAQTMLQVVQGGAALVNAGIDYSSGNKNGVLADIINGAIGMFAPNVGSMFGFLKGGMTLLPEVTWTQGKQTNPLDLPGGTDSKSGWGVAVEIGKAIGDTGVTVGWGPNGSIIGVTPEGSGDTEFPFIVSGNGDVSIGIGFPGPNGSLIPWKGGISINNNGEIELSPIQSAPEESSGGETTKTTNEGSTSGPGDSKTPTTTLKNGSPWPEYGSGGTFGNLNPKNNSIISNPTTPFSPAPIGLIPPLLTTTPSQPSGIYRAL, from the coding sequence ATGAAATTTCGGGGTAAATTCTTATTATTTTCTTGGACATTTCTTTTACTCTTCGTTTTGAATTTTCAATCGGCTTTTTCCCAATCCACAAATTCGATGATTCCGAATTTGAATACACCTCAATTTAACCCGCAAGATGTCCAACAGACATACCTAATTGCGAACCAACTTTCGGATGTAAGTGGTTGGGACAATTTGGTTTCTCAAAGTTTAGGCCTTTTATATTCCGAATGGGAAAGTCAGGTTAATGCATCCATAATTTCAACAGTCGATTCCATCAATACTGCTAGTACCTATGATAGTGTAACGACTTACCAGAATGCTGTATACCAAGCATTAGTATCGCAAGAAAAACAAGCACTCAGCGTGTGGGAACAAGCGGCAGAGAATTCGGTGCTTTCCGAACGGGCGAATTTCGTAGCGGGACTGTCCAATAATAATTTGAGCAACACCGCAACCGTGGCAAGTAATACGAACACGACAACGAACGCTCAGGCTCTTTGGCAAACCACCTTTCAATCAAATCTTCAGAATGGACTATCCCAATATCAGAATTCTCTAAGTCAGCTTTCTGCCGAATACCAAAATCTTTTGCTTTCAGTTCAACAAGCTGATACTCAATACCAACAAACGATGTATACGATTCAGCAGAACGAACAAAACGTTCGGGTAGGGATTCTCGCAGAAACCTTACAATTACAACAATATCTACATTCTGATTTGAATGCAGCTACCGATCCTGCCGGAAATAAGCAATATATGTTCCACCAAGCAAATTCGGATGGAACGGTTTCGTTAAATGCGGCAGGGCAGCAGCTCGAAGCCTTGGTTTACGGTGTCCTGGGATTAGCGGCTCCAGCTAACAATGCCTATGATGAATCGTTAGCCTTAAATATGCTTGCCGATGAAGTTGCGCAGAATCTTTGGTCGGATGGAACTAGCACGCAGAATATTCAGAAAAATCAGTTTTTATTCCACCAGCTAAATAGTAACGGTACTGTTACCCTGAATACTCAGGGACAATCCTTAGAAACAATGGTATACCAAGTCCTCGGATTGACAATCCCGGCCAATGGAGTCTGGAACGAAGCAAGCCCTTATAATACTTTGCAGACCCAATTGAATAATCCAATATATCCGAATTTAAGTTTGTCACAATTTGCTGGCCAGATGCAAACTTTTTTGACTTCTGAGCAAACCTATGCCCAAAGCCAAATTTCTCTATACTCAGGGCTGGTATCTCATTCTTATACTTTACCTCCCGACGTACAATTAATGAGCGATTATAATAATGGAACTGGGCAATACGGTCAGCTCATGAGGGATATTGCAAATGCCTATAATACTAACGGCGGGACGGATTTCTCCGGAGCCTATGCAGATTTAGCTTCGGCGTTGGGGTTGGGTGCAGGTTTAAGTATTAGCTCGATTACTGGGGCAGATTTACAGGCGTCAGATTTTAATTCGACTTCGTACTACGTCGGAACTTTGCTTGGATTTCCAATTGGAACATTTTCAGGAGCGAATTTATTCTATTCTCAGGCAGGGAATAATTTTCAGTATTTTACCCAAACCTATCCGGTTTGTTGGGGTCAATGTATCATCATGAGTAGTACTGCTCAAGAGCAAAACGTTGAAATCAAAAACATGAATTATACAGTCCACGATGGAAATGCTGCTGCCGATGCTGCTATTTGGGGCAGTTATAATACGAGTATTACGAACTACTTAAATTCTTGGACTAGCGGAGTTTTACCCGCAATTAATAGTTGGGAAGCTAATGTGGCTACCTTCCAAACTCAATATAATTCTTGGGAGACTCAAAAAGCGAATCTGCTAGCTCAAGCTCAGCAGAATTACGAACAAGGCGTTAGTCAAATTCAACAGCAGGAATCGGCATATTTATCACAAATGTCCGAATACCAACAAGTTCAGAATGCTAAATTTGCTTCGGCACAAACTCAAGGTGCAAGCTTGAGTTCTGTCCAAACCGATCCTGCCCCGACGACTAATGGAGCTTCCTTGACTAGCACTTCAAATACGTTTAACCAGCTTGCGAGCCAAGTACCTCAAAACGTAAATTTTGATTCTTCGAATTTTAATCAATTAAATGCTCTTAGCGACCAGTTAAATACCGCCTTTGGAGGTGCTCAACGGATCGCTCTAGTTAGCGCGATGAATAATAGTGCGTACAATCAGAGCTTAAGTGCTGCTCAAACACTTGCGACTTCTTTACAAAATCAGAGATCGATGACAGATGACGGCTATGCGTCTCTACTCAATTCGTTAAAATCGCAAGGGTATTCATTCCAATATACGAAAGGAGAAATCTCAGGAATCGTAAATTCGCAAGGAATGCTCCTTAAGAATACAGATGGAACAAATGAGTCGATGAACGCGTTTATTAGTGGAGCCTCAGATTCGGCTTCCAAGTTAGGAATCTCTGGATCATCTCAAAATTACGGATATTGCGGACAGAATTATGCGAATTGTACTCAATACACAACAAACACATATAAAAACGTAACCGTAAATTCAGACGGCTCGATTAGCGTAACTAAATCAATACACGACGGAACCGTAACGTTTAATGGAGGAGATCCAACAAAATCCGCTAGCTTTAGTTCAAATACAACAGATTCGAGTTTTATAATTCCAGCAGTAGGGGTAGTGAAATTATCCGAATTCGGGGTAGTTGGTGGAGTTGCAACAGCTAGCTCAACTACGAATAATCCAATTAGTTCGAGCTTATCTAGACTATTATCAGCTAGAACTATGTCTTTATCATCTAGTGCTGCTTCATCATCCGCTCCTCTATCTTCGAGTATGGACTTTTTTAGTAATACGGGTTGGGATACTAGTTCGATGAATGCGGCAAGCGGTGCGCTTAGTCAAAACTATCAAGCCTTTAGTAGCGGGTTGAATAGTTTGGCGAATGCGGCAGAGACATATACTAGTACTCTCGCTCAAATCGATGCGAATGGAACTGCTTCCGCTGATGCGACTATAAGTCAAGATACTAGTTTAGCTCAAACTTTACTATCAGGTGGAACTTGGCAAGCCTGGGCATCCAACCAGGTTCAAAACGCAGTGCAAGGCGTGTATGCATCCGCGTTGATGAATACGTTTAATATAGATCCGCAAACGGCTTCTTATCTAGCGGGCTATAAATTAAGTCATGATGCAGCCGAGAAAGCAGAAAGTTCTATGACAGCTGTAGTTGGGAAATTCATTTTATCGAACTTAGCATTACCAGGCATTGGAATGTTCTTAGGTAATAGCCAAGGAAGTAAGTTAACCGATGATGTATCTGGAATCTTAGAGAAAAATCGTATATTGAGTAAGAGTCAGTACAATAGCATCGTTGCACCGGACGCAGCTAAGCAAGCATTCCAAAATTATAAAACCCAGGGCTATGAAATGGTCGTAGACAATTACGCTCAGAGCCAAGGTAAGAGTGATGATGAAATCAAATTTATCAACGGAGCTATCGGAGCTTATGAGACAGCTCGGCAAGCTAATTCGGAATTAGCTGGCGATGGAATTTTTCATGGTCTTGATAAAGGTATCAATGGAATATTTTCAAGTATAAATGGTGGAACGTTAAAAATCGTAGCCGACGTATTGAAACATACGAATATAATTACTGCCGATCAAGCGAAGTCTATCTATAAGGGCACGGATTTACTACAGGGAGATGTAACTGGAAGCTACTTAGATTCTCAGAAGAAATCGCTATATAACTATTATAATAGTACTTATCAAAAAGCTATATATACAAGTCTCTTAGGGCCGGTTGCTGATCAATACGGAGTCAGTGCGGAATTATTAGGAGATTATGCATATGAGCAAATGCAGCAAAGGGTAGAGAGAGCAAATACAAGGCAGGAAAAACTAAACCAAGCTAAGCAAGTGGTGGAATTAGCAGCCTTGGCAGCGATCACAATTTTTAGTTTAGGAACTTCATCCGAAGTTACAGGACCAGCAATGGCAGAAATTAGTGCGGAAATGGAATCAGCGGGTGTTCTCGCAGATTCTACTACCGCTATAGATGCGTATGCAGAAGCCGGAATACAAGCTGAGGAAGAAGCACAGACAATGTTACAAGTAGTACAAGGTGGAGCAGCTCTGGTCAATGCTGGAATCGATTATTCGAGTGGAAATAAGAACGGGGTCTTAGCGGACATTATTAACGGTGCGATTGGAATGTTTGCACCAAACGTTGGATCAATGTTCGGGTTTCTCAAAGGGGGTATGACACTCCTTCCTGAAGTAACTTGGACTCAAGGAAAGCAGACGAATCCATTGGATTTACCAGGTGGAACAGATTCGAAATCTGGTTGGGGTGTCGCAGTTGAAATAGGCAAAGCTATAGGGGATACTGGCGTAACAGTTGGCTGGGGACCTAACGGATCAATTATTGGTGTCACTCCGGAGGGATCTGGTGATACAGAATTCCCGTTTATAGTCTCTGGTAATGGCGATGTAAGCATAGGAATCGGATTTCCTGGTCCGAATGGTAGTTTGATTCCTTGGAAAGGCGGTATTTCAATAAACAACAATGGTGAAATCGAACTTTCTCCGATCCAAAGTGCACCAGAAGAAAGCAGCGGTGGAGAGACGACAAAAACTACGAATGAAGGTAGTACGAGTGGACCGGGCGATTCGAAGACGCCCACAACCACATTAAAAAATGGTTCCCCATGGCCTGAATATGGGTCGGGCGGAACGTTCGGTAATCTAAATCCTAAAAATAACTCAATAATTAGCAATCCAACTACGCCATTCTCTCCCGCACCAATTGGATTGATTCCACCTTTATTGACGACAACACCAAGTCAACCAAGTGGAATTTACCGAGCGCTTTGA
- a CDS encoding tetratricopeptide repeat protein produces the protein MTIYRLKNFLSFVRIYFNFVLRLVCYFFILISVFYCSDDKDLEKKYNQALEYYSANKRQDAIDALKSIYSKDPEFRDSGFLLGKLYYYDLKFPEANHYFEEIRERNPEDLDALLWLIKTSFAQKKPPEKILEMTKEFLLKDSTQLEVLYIAGRMYESQNIMDKAIASYSKAVLVSSAVEFSHERLAEIYEKARIPEKAKFHRGMYNILHSKLLPSSEPVDSEKEKKQNTSKPTRKKKK, from the coding sequence TTGACAATATATCGGTTGAAAAACTTCCTTTCTTTCGTGCGAATTTACTTCAACTTTGTTTTACGTCTCGTTTGCTACTTCTTTATTCTAATTAGTGTTTTTTATTGCTCAGACGACAAAGATCTGGAAAAAAAATACAATCAGGCCTTAGAATATTATTCAGCGAATAAGAGACAAGACGCGATTGATGCTCTTAAGTCCATATATTCTAAAGATCCAGAATTTAGAGATTCTGGTTTCTTGCTTGGTAAATTGTATTACTACGATTTGAAATTTCCCGAGGCAAATCATTATTTCGAAGAAATTCGAGAGCGAAACCCAGAGGATTTGGATGCTCTTCTTTGGTTGATTAAAACAAGTTTTGCTCAGAAAAAACCGCCTGAGAAAATCTTAGAGATGACAAAAGAGTTTCTATTAAAGGATAGCACTCAGCTAGAGGTCCTGTATATCGCTGGCAGAATGTATGAGTCACAAAATATAATGGATAAAGCTATCGCGAGTTATTCAAAAGCCGTTCTCGTTTCTTCCGCAGTCGAATTTTCACACGAACGATTGGCCGAAATTTATGAAAAGGCAAGAATTCCCGAGAAGGCGAAATTTCATAGGGGAATGTATAATATCTTACACTCCAAATTGCTCCCTTCTTCTGAACCGGTGGATTCCGAAAAAGAGAAAAAACAAAATACTTCCAAACCAACTAGGAAAAAGAAGAAATGA
- a CDS encoding tetratricopeptide repeat protein, producing the protein MNVMRTFIILVTLIFSIGCSKKWTTAELSDEYWKAKNAFTSKNIFAATKGFENLYRKDSNFRSTRLMLGKCYIESKEFSKAKQIMEEELVKNPSDLEAIGWLYVIRISLGEKPAQLLPEFEAILDRMPDNSDSSSLKGQIFEMTGLYYEALENYENALHRDLEYTSYIHLRKSETYEKIKDYKESEIEYSKARSLGYKDNKVKVDFRDKHL; encoded by the coding sequence ATGAATGTTATGCGAACTTTTATTATTTTAGTTACTCTTATCTTTTCTATAGGCTGTTCTAAAAAATGGACCACGGCAGAGCTAAGCGATGAATACTGGAAGGCTAAAAATGCTTTTACTAGTAAGAACATTTTTGCAGCTACAAAAGGATTTGAAAATTTATATAGAAAAGATTCCAATTTTCGCTCTACTCGCTTGATGTTAGGAAAGTGTTATATCGAATCTAAAGAATTTTCCAAAGCAAAACAAATTATGGAAGAGGAATTAGTTAAAAACCCTAGCGATCTTGAAGCTATTGGATGGCTGTACGTAATCAGGATTTCTTTGGGTGAAAAACCTGCTCAATTGTTACCCGAATTTGAAGCAATATTAGATAGGATGCCTGATAATTCTGATTCTTCTTCTTTAAAGGGACAGATATTCGAGATGACAGGTCTTTATTATGAAGCCTTGGAAAACTATGAGAATGCTCTACATCGAGATTTGGAATATACGAGTTATATTCATCTTAGAAAATCAGAAACGTACGAGAAAATAAAGGATTATAAAGAAAGCGAAATAGAATATTCTAAAGCTAGGTCCTTAGGTTATAAAGATAATAAAGTTAAAGTCGATTTTCGGGATAAGCATTTATAA
- a CDS encoding helix-turn-helix domain-containing protein yields the protein MNGKVWTYSEDHFLYTKYHLYTLEEVANKLNRSKQSVVMRVTKLRKAGLKIFRAKMPGKLIRVAPSKSTLSKLAEDHSLTEIAKKLNISRNTVAYWIEKYKIKFRKSRRKWTDKEIEILEARFGDLTLEELSVVLNRTKHAISRQAHLLEKAGVEIAKRSANPEINRGIKITRSELLELLQEKGVKGYSDGLGGDSECNYVLGKKI from the coding sequence ATGAATGGCAAGGTTTGGACTTACAGCGAAGACCATTTTCTATATACCAAATATCATTTATACACGCTTGAAGAGGTGGCAAATAAATTAAATAGAAGTAAGCAGTCTGTCGTTATGAGGGTCACGAAACTTAGAAAAGCTGGATTAAAAATATTCCGAGCAAAAATGCCGGGAAAATTAATTAGAGTAGCACCCAGCAAATCAACTCTGTCGAAGTTAGCGGAAGATCATTCGCTGACTGAAATCGCTAAGAAACTGAATATTTCCAGAAATACAGTCGCTTACTGGATAGAGAAATACAAAATCAAATTCAGGAAATCTCGGCGGAAATGGACTGATAAGGAAATAGAAATTTTAGAAGCTAGGTTCGGAGATTTAACTTTAGAAGAATTATCGGTAGTTTTAAATAGGACTAAGCATGCAATATCCCGGCAGGCTCATTTATTGGAGAAAGCAGGAGTGGAAATAGCGAAAAGATCAGCAAATCCCGAGATTAATCGAGGAATAAAAATAACAAGGTCGGAATTACTCGAACTTTTGCAAGAAAAGGGGGTTAAAGGATATAGCGACGGATTGGGCGGTGACTCCGAGTGCAATTATGTATTGGGTAAAAAAATATGA
- a CDS encoding SH3 domain-containing protein, with the protein MIFIKILRSLLIVACIYFCNPIVKSKPEKKLTEKFGVIRGNDINVRITGNVNSKKISSLKKGDVVKILERSESAEEINNYYEYWYKILIRDRIEGWVFGRYIMIFNDKPLSEKQIANLYAPKGSYNEKDFFDKAVSQYGKNYYISIPDGILVTSKIVTYDFHEETQFEYFDLTSNTPFVIYHSLKPDRVINSNLCLLVISFQNITLYNKSTEGDNFYGSLPGSQYLKSDEMNGGVYFLDELDYTVTEVSNKTTAKYKIRNCIFEKMKN; encoded by the coding sequence ATGATATTTATAAAGATACTGAGGTCGCTTTTAATAGTTGCTTGCATATATTTTTGCAACCCTATTGTTAAATCTAAACCGGAAAAGAAACTTACAGAAAAATTTGGCGTTATTAGAGGCAATGATATTAATGTAAGAATAACCGGGAATGTTAATTCTAAAAAAATTTCCTCATTAAAAAAGGGAGACGTAGTAAAAATATTAGAAAGATCTGAAAGTGCGGAAGAAATTAATAATTACTATGAATACTGGTACAAAATTTTAATACGAGACCGGATCGAAGGCTGGGTTTTCGGTCGATATATAATGATTTTTAACGATAAACCGTTATCGGAGAAACAGATCGCTAATCTATATGCTCCGAAAGGAAGCTACAATGAAAAAGATTTTTTTGACAAAGCAGTCTCTCAATATGGAAAGAATTACTATATTTCAATCCCTGATGGAATATTAGTTACATCAAAGATCGTAACGTATGATTTTCACGAAGAAACGCAGTTTGAATATTTTGATTTAACGTCGAATACTCCTTTCGTAATTTATCATAGCTTAAAACCCGATAGAGTAATAAATTCGAATCTTTGTTTACTTGTGATCAGTTTTCAAAATATTACTTTGTATAATAAATCTACAGAGGGCGATAATTTTTATGGATCTCTACCTGGAAGTCAGTATTTAAAATCTGACGAAATGAATGGTGGTGTGTATTTTCTAGACGAGCTGGATTATACCGTCACAGAAGTATCAAATAAAACGACTGCAAAATATAAAATTCGAAATTGCATTTTTGAAAAAATGAAAAACTAG